Proteins encoded within one genomic window of Saccharopolyspora pogona:
- a CDS encoding urease subunit alpha, whose amino-acid sequence MSFSRGKGTAGQSGQSKKSSNVLKRVDYTALYGPTTRDRVRLADTELTIEIEADWSGGPSYSGNEMIFGGGKVIRESMGMSKTPRGKGDYKPDSPVDTVITGALILDWWGVVKADVGLYDGKIAAIGKAYNPDTMKEIPQFEMPAHNRTGAKMPTPTNFVVGPNTEVISGNGRILTAGGVDTHVHFICPEEIHEALASGVTTLIGGGTGPAEGSTATTVTPGAWHIARTFEGLDEYPVNIGLLGKGSTRNEEALKEQVEAGVCGFKIHEDWGATPQVIRTALEYCEKSGVQLALHADSLNESGFLEKTRKAFAEDFDGNQVDPRTIHIFHVEGAGGGHAPDMIELVKDPNVLPASTNPTRPLTVNTVAEHIDMMVVCHHLNPDIPADMAFADSRIRPSTMAAEDLLHDMGAISMMSSDAQAMGRIGEMIMRTWQTAHVMKVRYGPLDEDLAIAKIRARAKYASDRGLQPDVEVGNPAEMHPYNEEGLAPNDNYRARRYIAKYTINPAITHGVDKYVGSVEVEKQWDPTIQTKPAKVERKLADLVLWEPKFFGVKPHMVIKGGQIAYAQVGDANASITTPQPYLPRAVWGSTGRSPGSNSHNFVANDDVAKKLNGPKDPNDSNSQNKSDGLGLGKKFVPIESTRKINKTHMKLNDATPEGLEVDHNSFQVTIGGATTGDSTTTLDGVKVPRAYVNDLPMAQRYFLF is encoded by the coding sequence ATGAGTTTTTCGCGGGGCAAGGGCACGGCGGGTCAGTCAGGCCAGAGCAAGAAATCGAGCAATGTGCTGAAGCGGGTGGATTACACCGCCTTGTACGGGCCGACTACCAGGGATCGCGTCCGCCTCGCCGACACTGAACTCACTATCGAGATCGAGGCCGACTGGAGCGGTGGGCCGTCGTACAGCGGCAACGAGATGATCTTCGGCGGCGGCAAGGTGATCCGCGAATCGATGGGGATGTCGAAGACTCCAAGGGGAAAGGGCGATTACAAGCCTGATTCGCCCGTTGACACGGTCATCACAGGTGCGCTGATTCTTGATTGGTGGGGTGTGGTCAAGGCCGATGTTGGTCTCTATGACGGCAAGATCGCGGCCATCGGCAAGGCGTACAACCCCGACACGATGAAGGAGATCCCGCAATTCGAGATGCCGGCCCATAACCGTACCGGGGCCAAGATGCCGACCCCGACGAATTTCGTGGTCGGCCCAAACACCGAGGTGATCTCCGGCAACGGGCGGATCCTCACCGCGGGCGGGGTGGACACACATGTCCACTTCATCTGTCCCGAAGAGATCCACGAGGCCCTCGCTTCAGGCGTGACCACGCTCATCGGCGGCGGTACCGGCCCCGCTGAGGGGAGCACGGCCACGACGGTGACGCCGGGCGCGTGGCACATCGCCCGGACCTTCGAAGGGCTGGACGAGTACCCGGTCAACATCGGCCTGCTCGGCAAGGGCAGCACGAGGAACGAGGAGGCGCTCAAGGAGCAGGTGGAGGCCGGGGTTTGCGGCTTCAAGATCCACGAGGACTGGGGGGCAACGCCCCAGGTGATCAGAACCGCGCTGGAGTACTGCGAGAAGTCGGGAGTTCAGCTGGCCTTGCACGCGGACTCATTGAACGAGTCCGGCTTCCTCGAAAAAACCCGCAAGGCCTTCGCGGAGGATTTCGACGGCAACCAGGTCGATCCGCGTACCATCCACATCTTCCACGTCGAAGGTGCCGGCGGTGGCCACGCGCCGGACATGATCGAGTTGGTCAAGGACCCGAACGTCCTTCCCGCCTCGACCAACCCGACCCGCCCGTTGACGGTGAACACCGTCGCGGAGCACATCGACATGATGGTGGTCTGCCACCATCTCAACCCGGACATCCCCGCGGACATGGCCTTCGCCGACTCCCGTATCCGGCCGTCCACTATGGCCGCGGAGGATCTCCTCCACGACATGGGCGCCATCTCGATGATGTCCTCCGACGCCCAGGCGATGGGCCGCATCGGAGAGATGATCATGCGGACCTGGCAGACGGCTCACGTCATGAAGGTCCGCTACGGTCCCCTGGACGAGGACCTCGCGATCGCGAAGATCCGTGCGCGCGCCAAGTACGCGAGTGATAGAGGGCTCCAACCGGACGTGGAAGTTGGGAACCCGGCCGAAATGCACCCGTACAACGAAGAGGGGCTGGCGCCGAACGACAACTACCGGGCGCGCCGCTACATCGCCAAGTACACCATCAACCCGGCGATCACCCACGGTGTCGACAAATACGTCGGTTCCGTGGAGGTAGAGAAGCAATGGGATCCGACGATCCAAACGAAGCCGGCAAAGGTCGAAAGGAAGCTGGCCGATCTGGTGTTGTGGGAGCCGAAGTTCTTCGGCGTCAAGCCCCACATGGTCATCAAGGGCGGTCAGATCGCCTACGCGCAGGTCGGCGATGCCAACGCGTCGATCACGACGCCGCAGCCCTACCTGCCGCGGGCTGTCTGGGGCTCCACCGGCCGTTCCCCGGGAAGCAACTCGCACAACTTCGTGGCCAACGACGATGTGGCAAAGAAGCTAAACGGCCCGAAGGACCCGAATGACTCGAACAGCCAGAACAAGAGCGATGGTCTCGGCCTCGGCAAGAAGTTCGTGCCGATCGAAAGCACCCGGAAGATCAACAAGACGCACATGAAGCTGAACGACGCGACGCCTGAAGGCCTCGAAGTCGATCACAACAGCTTCCAGGTCACCATCGGCGGTGCGACCACAGGGGACTCGACCACCACTCTCGACGGTGTGAAGGTGCCGCGCGCTTACGTCAACGACTTGCCCATGGCACAGCGGTACTTCCTCTTCTGA
- a CDS encoding glucose 1-dehydrogenase has protein sequence MKAATVVPGRPELSAVTELPDPVPQPGELLVQGLLVGFCGIDRDVTEGAHDLLPPGQDRMVLFHESVGRVVHAPAVSGFQEGDYVVGVVRRPDPQPCEACTAGQWDFCLNGEHTERGIKGLDGFGAQQWTVEPQFAIKVTTALGELGVLTEPASVVAKAWEQADLIGRRAYFAPRHALVTSAGPVGLLGALLGAQRGLNMHVYDHVTAGPKPDLVRALGATYHASLDDLGCEPDVVIEATGSGKVLFEVLRHTARNAITVLTGITGHHRTVPAPAEAINNELMLDNDVVVVSVSANLRHYNQAVQALAGADRNWLESLVSRRIPLSEWTDVFEPGPDEVKGVVDLQA, from the coding sequence GTGAAGGCAGCCACCGTGGTTCCGGGCAGGCCGGAGTTGTCGGCGGTCACCGAACTGCCCGATCCCGTCCCGCAGCCGGGGGAGCTGCTCGTCCAGGGCCTGCTGGTGGGGTTCTGCGGCATTGATCGTGATGTCACCGAAGGAGCGCATGACCTCTTGCCGCCGGGGCAAGACCGCATGGTTCTATTCCACGAGTCCGTCGGTCGAGTGGTCCACGCGCCCGCAGTCAGTGGTTTCCAGGAGGGCGACTACGTGGTTGGCGTCGTCCGGCGCCCGGACCCGCAGCCATGCGAGGCGTGCACCGCCGGACAGTGGGACTTCTGTCTCAACGGCGAGCACACCGAGCGCGGCATCAAGGGACTGGACGGCTTCGGTGCTCAGCAGTGGACGGTCGAGCCCCAGTTCGCGATCAAGGTCACCACGGCGCTCGGTGAGCTTGGAGTGCTGACGGAGCCTGCATCGGTGGTGGCCAAGGCGTGGGAGCAGGCCGACCTCATCGGCAGGCGAGCCTACTTCGCTCCCCGTCACGCGCTGGTGACCAGCGCGGGACCGGTCGGTCTGCTCGGTGCTCTGCTCGGCGCGCAGCGTGGCCTGAACATGCACGTTTATGACCACGTCACTGCGGGGCCGAAACCGGATCTGGTGCGCGCGCTGGGCGCCACCTACCACGCCTCGCTGGACGATCTGGGTTGCGAACCGGATGTCGTGATCGAGGCGACCGGATCCGGCAAGGTTCTTTTCGAGGTGCTGCGGCACACTGCGCGCAACGCCATCACCGTGCTGACCGGCATCACGGGCCACCACCGCACCGTGCCCGCCCCTGCGGAGGCGATCAACAACGAGTTGATGCTGGACAACGACGTCGTCGTGGTCAGCGTCAGCGCCAACCTGCGCCACTACAACCAGGCCGTGCAGGCGTTGGCCGGCGCGGATCGGAACTGGTTGGAGTCCTTGGTCAGCCGCCGGATCCCGCTGAGCGAGTGGACCGATGTCTTTGAGCCGGGTCCGGACGAGGTGAAGGGCGTCGTCGACCTTCAGGCCTGA
- a CDS encoding DUF5994 family protein yields the protein MGLNQSHPGTTQTPALARFTLKPATGSRGFVDGAWWPRSTNPTTEFTALLTALTTTSGPMNRFAYNLTAWNPAPRKLRVEGHQVRLEGFHALDEHTVSMTSPTGHRMVLLVIPADTTELHGNEMLAKASEPDSVASPNDLLTDAPESASAAAALIPQQAETSPEARWETDGGQLLTTR from the coding sequence ATGGGACTCAACCAGTCACACCCGGGCACCACGCAGACTCCTGCGCTCGCGCGCTTCACACTCAAGCCGGCAACCGGCTCTCGAGGATTCGTCGACGGCGCTTGGTGGCCGCGATCGACGAACCCGACAACCGAGTTCACCGCGCTGCTCACCGCACTCACCACCACCTCGGGGCCAATGAACCGGTTCGCCTACAACCTGACTGCCTGGAATCCGGCCCCACGGAAACTCCGCGTCGAGGGGCACCAGGTACGCCTCGAAGGATTCCACGCGCTCGATGAGCACACAGTGAGCATGACCAGCCCCACCGGGCACCGAATGGTCCTGCTGGTCATCCCTGCGGACACGACCGAACTTCATGGGAACGAAATGCTGGCCAAGGCGTCCGAACCGGACAGTGTCGCCTCCCCCAACGACCTGCTCACCGATGCACCAGAGTCGGCTTCCGCTGCTGCCGCGCTCATCCCACAGCAAGCGGAGACATCGCCCGAGGCCCGTTGGGAAACCGACGGCGGCCAACTCCTCACAACCAGATAG
- a CDS encoding tyrosine-type recombinase/integrase yields the protein MRTVRVALRCHRARGTGTSSLTGLSRSTTPTRELFRRWCAAAPARPWPGQINLRGLRSLVRAELKWGLFIHTQRARPTRWDLGWIRSLVTTCCALEVDSLIGFEFGAGGCAEFTGAIAKEILHELRLVYFTPAEAREAGFLETDHFGVRFERASHVDLTGIRQRWLLDLVWDYLADLLQSPRCPRTAGVVDGLRRAAVELGAFLEVDAPAGGHDPARLHGEHMRRFVADQRHRERDGLPSLAMKRTDGSASIVTTTTRSVVFNAVRKMLRDAMDNGTADRICLGREFIIAIPTAGATTGRTARRPFPDDVARALADEENLRQLAEVDDPLDRGLRDVWETTVTTGRRIGEVLKLRWDCLGRYGRLPMFWHDQTKVGNYDAAIRIPERLYAVLAERQRKTLDRFTAEHGRRPTGTEQARLALFPSNYRNHDGTVSLTYQWFHRRFKDWVDTLDLGSWVAHQARHTLATNLLRAGASLTHIRRYLGQVSDRMAEH from the coding sequence GTGAGGACGGTCCGGGTGGCGCTGCGCTGCCATCGGGCTCGTGGCACCGGTACGAGCAGTTTGACCGGCCTGTCCCGGTCAACTACGCCGACGAGGGAGCTGTTCCGTCGCTGGTGCGCCGCCGCGCCGGCACGGCCCTGGCCGGGGCAGATCAACCTGCGCGGGCTGCGGTCATTGGTGCGGGCCGAGCTGAAGTGGGGTCTGTTCATTCACACCCAGCGCGCCCGGCCGACCCGGTGGGACCTGGGCTGGATCCGTTCACTGGTGACCACCTGCTGCGCTTTGGAGGTGGACTCCTTGATCGGCTTCGAGTTCGGCGCTGGTGGGTGCGCCGAGTTCACCGGCGCGATCGCCAAAGAGATCCTCCACGAACTGCGGCTGGTCTACTTCACTCCGGCCGAGGCCAGGGAGGCCGGATTCCTGGAGACCGACCACTTCGGGGTTCGGTTCGAGCGCGCCAGCCACGTCGATCTGACTGGTATTCGACAGCGCTGGTTGCTTGACCTGGTCTGGGATTACCTGGCCGATCTGCTGCAATCACCACGCTGCCCACGCACGGCCGGTGTCGTCGACGGGCTACGACGGGCAGCGGTGGAGTTGGGCGCGTTCCTGGAGGTCGATGCCCCCGCTGGAGGGCACGACCCGGCACGGTTGCACGGCGAGCACATGCGGCGATTCGTGGCCGACCAGCGCCACCGCGAACGTGACGGACTGCCGTCGCTGGCCATGAAGCGCACCGACGGCTCGGCAAGCATCGTCACGACAACCACGCGGTCGGTGGTGTTCAACGCAGTCCGCAAGATGCTGCGGGATGCGATGGACAACGGGACAGCTGACCGGATCTGCCTGGGTCGGGAGTTCATCATCGCCATTCCCACCGCTGGCGCCACCACCGGACGGACCGCACGCCGACCGTTTCCTGACGACGTCGCCCGCGCCTTGGCCGACGAGGAAAACCTCCGGCAACTCGCCGAGGTCGACGACCCGCTGGACCGAGGATTGCGCGATGTCTGGGAAACGACCGTTACCACAGGCCGCCGCATCGGGGAAGTCCTCAAGCTGCGCTGGGACTGCCTCGGCCGCTACGGCAGACTACCGATGTTCTGGCATGACCAGACCAAGGTCGGCAACTACGACGCCGCCATCCGCATCCCCGAGCGTCTCTACGCTGTTCTCGCCGAACGGCAGCGCAAGACCCTCGACCGTTTCACTGCCGAGCACGGCCGCCGACCCACCGGCACCGAACAGGCCAGGTTGGCGTTGTTTCCCAGCAATTACCGCAACCATGACGGCACCGTCTCGCTGACCTACCAGTGGTTTCACCGACGGTTCAAAGACTGGGTCGACACGCTCGATCTCGGCAGTTGGGTAGCCCACCAAGCTCGACACACGCTGGCCACCAACCTGCTGCGCGCCGGGGCGAGCCTGACCCACATCCGCAGGTACCTGGGCCAGGTTAGCGACCGCATGGCGGAACACTAG
- a CDS encoding urease accessory protein UreF: MSRAALLLLADGRFPAGGYAHSGGVEAAVAHGAVHDTDSLEAFCRGRLHTTGLTTAGLAAAAAAGCDPLLLDDAADARTPSPALRAVSRRLGRQMMRAARATFPSAELERLAAERPRGAHQPVVLGLAARAAGLAPVDAAQAAAYESAGGPATAAVRLLGLDPLGVSRLLARLSASTDNVATSAADAAVRVEIEGIDALPSASSPLLDITGEQHAAWTVRLFAS; the protein is encoded by the coding sequence ATGAGCCGTGCAGCGCTGCTCCTGCTGGCCGACGGCCGCTTTCCCGCTGGTGGGTACGCCCATTCCGGCGGTGTTGAGGCCGCGGTCGCGCATGGAGCCGTACACGACACCGACAGCCTGGAGGCGTTCTGCCGCGGACGCCTGCACACCACCGGTTTGACCACGGCCGGTCTGGCCGCCGCGGCCGCCGCCGGATGTGACCCGCTGCTGCTGGACGACGCCGCCGACGCGCGTACCCCCTCCCCCGCACTGCGTGCTGTGTCGCGCAGGCTTGGTCGGCAGATGATGCGCGCGGCACGCGCCACCTTCCCCTCTGCCGAGCTCGAACGCCTGGCCGCCGAGCGTCCCCGGGGCGCCCACCAGCCCGTCGTCCTGGGCCTTGCCGCCCGCGCCGCCGGGCTCGCCCCGGTGGACGCCGCCCAAGCCGCCGCATACGAGAGCGCCGGTGGCCCAGCCACCGCTGCAGTGCGTCTGCTCGGCCTCGACCCTCTCGGCGTCTCGCGTCTGCTGGCACGTCTCAGTGCCAGCACCGACAACGTCGCCACGTCGGCCGCCGATGCTGCGGTCCGCGTGGAGATCGAGGGCATCGACGCCTTGCCATCGGCGTCCTCGCCGCTGCTGGACATCACCGGGGAGCAGCACGCTGCCTGGACCGTCCGGCTCTTCGCTTCCTGA
- a CDS encoding transposase translates to MAIHPRALRKGAENLTDKQRDIINQLRRTRYRLWRAWELKEEFRDVYRVIDPDEARAYLKSWCTRALRSRIPSMRNLVQRIRNHFDAIIAAIELGLSNSLLEGINSKIRVIQRRGYGHSPESLSTMIYLCLSGITITLPTER, encoded by the coding sequence ATGGCGATCCACCCGCGCGCTCTGCGTAAAGGTGCGGAGAACCTCACCGACAAACAACGCGACATCATCAACCAGCTACGCCGGACACGCTACCGGCTCTGGCGTGCCTGGGAACTCAAAGAAGAATTCCGCGACGTCTACCGCGTCATCGACCCCGACGAGGCCCGCGCCTACCTCAAATCCTGGTGTACTCGAGCGCTCCGCAGCCGCATCCCTTCCATGCGAAACCTGGTCCAGCGCATCCGAAACCACTTCGACGCCATCATCGCCGCCATCGAACTCGGTCTCTCGAACTCCTTACTGGAAGGCATCAACAGCAAAATCCGCGTCATCCAACGCCGCGGCTACGGACATAGCCCCGAATCACTGTCCACAATGATCTACCTCTGCCTCAGCGGAATCACCATCACACTACCCACAGAAAGGTGA
- a CDS encoding GNAT family N-acetyltransferase, whose protein sequence is MGGYSGNMARQLVTDRLILRTWHIEDADAALGVYGSAEVARWLSPIMERVPDLVAMRLLLRQWIAEDARALPPVGRWCIQRREDDRVIGGASLLPLPPGNQDLEVAWHLHPELWERSYAGEAMFALVRWAFEHEVDELFATVQPDNVRAAETVRENGMEWAGETDKYFGQTVDLYRLRPADLDHSAPRADVPPGFQ, encoded by the coding sequence GTGGGTGGTTATTCTGGCAATATGGCTCGGCAGCTGGTCACGGACCGGTTAATTCTGCGAACTTGGCACATCGAGGATGCGGACGCGGCGCTCGGTGTCTACGGCAGTGCCGAGGTCGCGCGGTGGCTGAGCCCGATCATGGAGCGTGTTCCCGATCTCGTGGCCATGCGCCTGTTGTTGCGGCAGTGGATCGCCGAAGACGCTAGGGCACTCCCGCCCGTAGGGCGTTGGTGCATCCAGCGGCGCGAGGATGACCGCGTGATTGGTGGTGCGTCTCTTTTGCCGCTGCCGCCGGGTAATCAGGACCTTGAAGTGGCATGGCACCTGCATCCGGAACTCTGGGAACGTAGTTACGCGGGTGAGGCTATGTTCGCGCTGGTTCGGTGGGCGTTCGAGCACGAGGTCGATGAGCTTTTCGCGACGGTCCAGCCGGACAACGTCAGGGCTGCGGAGACGGTTCGTGAAAACGGCATGGAGTGGGCTGGGGAGACTGACAAGTACTTCGGGCAGACCGTGGACCTTTACCGGCTTCGGCCGGCGGATCTTGACCATTCAGCGCCGCGTGCGGACGTGCCGCCTGGCTTCCAGTGA
- a CDS encoding STAS domain-containing protein translates to MPPGPELYREAVEIESALRLGLTYPSHDVVVLTATGEVDTATAPRVAALLWPRLLTKLSTVVLDLSGVTFLGVAGLELITAALAYAPYRDVEFIVVGGSTAVERALRAGGLGSSSLVPHTV, encoded by the coding sequence GTGCCACCAGGGCCTGAGCTGTATCGGGAAGCCGTCGAGATCGAATCCGCATTGCGGCTCGGCCTCACCTATCCCAGCCACGACGTGGTCGTGCTGACCGCGACCGGCGAAGTCGACACCGCAACGGCCCCACGCGTGGCCGCTCTGCTCTGGCCTCGCCTGCTGACCAAGCTATCGACCGTCGTACTGGACCTCAGCGGCGTGACCTTCCTCGGCGTGGCGGGGTTGGAACTGATTACCGCCGCTCTCGCCTATGCCCCGTACCGGGATGTGGAATTCATCGTGGTCGGCGGATCCACCGCTGTCGAGCGAGCATTGCGAGCAGGTGGGCTGGGTAGTTCGAGCCTGGTCCCTCACACGGTCTGA
- a CDS encoding DUF6262 family protein — protein MTDQTVPEPRTAAALAARRSSTQAALDRVHNAISRLRKEKTPVSVAAVGRRAGVSSTFLYANADARSAVAAAIADADEQRGQALADLDDQHEATWRERALNAEDALKAANAEILNQRTRIGELLGQIRDLQAEWTEEAIQRITTETTVKQRVRQLTTDNRTLEERLRVADLEAKLADPATITRPRRSTSPEPAARPLPPVAGPLRKITPAGDSDHRDVIITDM, from the coding sequence ATGACCGATCAAACCGTTCCGGAACCTCGCACCGCCGCCGCGCTGGCCGCCCGCCGCAGCAGCACGCAGGCCGCCCTCGACCGCGTCCACAACGCGATTTCCCGGCTACGCAAGGAAAAGACCCCAGTCAGCGTCGCCGCCGTCGGCCGTCGCGCCGGGGTTTCTAGCACGTTCCTCTATGCCAACGCCGACGCGCGGAGCGCGGTCGCCGCAGCCATCGCGGACGCCGACGAGCAGCGTGGCCAAGCACTGGCCGACCTGGACGACCAGCACGAGGCGACCTGGCGGGAGCGGGCCCTCAACGCCGAAGACGCACTCAAGGCCGCCAACGCCGAGATCCTCAACCAACGCACCCGCATCGGCGAACTCCTCGGCCAGATCCGCGACCTGCAAGCCGAATGGACCGAAGAAGCCATCCAACGGATCACCACCGAGACCACCGTCAAGCAACGCGTCCGTCAACTCACCACCGACAACCGCACCCTGGAAGAACGTCTGCGCGTCGCCGACCTGGAAGCGAAGCTCGCCGATCCGGCCACGATCACCCGACCACGACGCTCCACCTCGCCCGAGCCTGCGGCACGGCCACTGCCCCCGGTGGCCGGGCCGCTTCGCAAGATCACCCCAGCAGGCGACAGCGATCATCGCGACGTCATCATCACGGACATGTAA
- a CDS encoding putative bifunctional diguanylate cyclase/phosphodiesterase produces the protein MNEERDTEFVTRGGHGGIARLQAKAEARLGLLAAGLQEYAFFVLDAAGRVDSWDDGAERIMGYRGEEIIGKHFSVFSPADAGAADHAEWQLAQAAEFGRHVDEGWLLRRDGTRFWAHVVITAQRSPEGIVRGFIQVTRDETEAGARQQRSSRRFTDLFDLTPVGIALFDAAGRVLDANEALCGLLGYRLHDLNNMPAAGLLHPDDRGASLLVDAAAMDAPLNRSRVHQRVLVRSDGQVVHCDVHSAASVADDGSRFWLVVFQDITERLRLIETLCYQATHDDLTGLLNRAGLNELLDSLLHGGAEQVAVLFCDIDNFKRVNDALGHEAGDELLTVLARRLTGGLPPGCTPTPARLSGDEYLVICSDVDVVGGLEAFTIWVAELLRTNVPVRGYPVAVSASIGAAMLDRDTVSADLLRYADAAMFHAKSLGPGRVSLATPTMIATVEGQLGLEEQLRAAMETDSLVLHYQPIIAGDRSVVMAEALVRWPHPDRGLLSPEVILRVAEQGNLLRELDRWVLRTALREATSWLAPNGHPVAVAVNLVDLLPHDPEFVDDITAIITDCGIDSHRVVLEIVETSLIDLPARPREAMVELGERGVRFALDDFGTGYSSLARLKDLPTQIIKLDRQFVSGVETDAADVAIAQAMTGMGHAMGRSCVAEGVENSGQFQVLSDLGIDLYQGWLFSRPLPADQLRAFLENPPTSELA, from the coding sequence ATGAATGAGGAACGTGATACTGAGTTCGTGACCAGGGGCGGGCACGGCGGGATTGCGCGGCTGCAGGCGAAGGCTGAAGCGCGCCTCGGTTTGCTGGCTGCGGGCTTGCAGGAGTACGCGTTCTTCGTGCTTGATGCGGCGGGTCGGGTGGATAGCTGGGATGACGGGGCAGAACGCATCATGGGCTATCGCGGCGAGGAGATCATCGGGAAGCATTTCTCGGTGTTTTCACCGGCTGACGCGGGCGCTGCCGACCACGCGGAATGGCAGCTGGCTCAGGCCGCCGAGTTTGGCAGGCATGTGGACGAAGGCTGGCTCCTGCGCCGGGACGGTACCCGCTTCTGGGCCCATGTGGTGATCACCGCGCAGCGATCGCCGGAGGGCATCGTGCGGGGTTTCATCCAGGTCACTCGGGATGAGACCGAAGCTGGTGCCCGGCAGCAGCGGTCGAGCCGGCGGTTTACTGATCTGTTCGACCTCACTCCTGTCGGTATCGCTTTATTCGATGCGGCCGGGCGCGTGCTGGATGCCAACGAGGCGCTGTGTGGCCTGCTGGGCTATCGGCTGCATGACCTGAACAACATGCCCGCCGCGGGCCTGCTGCACCCGGATGACCGGGGCGCAAGCCTCCTCGTGGACGCCGCGGCAATGGATGCACCGTTGAACCGGTCACGGGTGCACCAGCGGGTGCTGGTGCGTTCGGATGGCCAGGTGGTGCACTGCGATGTGCACAGTGCGGCGTCGGTGGCCGACGACGGAAGCCGGTTCTGGCTGGTGGTCTTCCAAGACATCACCGAGCGGCTGCGCCTGATCGAGACGTTGTGTTACCAGGCCACCCACGACGATCTGACCGGACTGCTCAACCGCGCGGGCCTCAACGAACTGCTCGATAGCTTGCTGCATGGCGGCGCTGAGCAGGTCGCTGTGTTGTTCTGCGACATTGACAACTTCAAACGCGTCAACGACGCGCTGGGCCACGAGGCCGGCGACGAACTGCTCACGGTGTTGGCGCGGCGCCTCACGGGCGGGTTGCCGCCCGGATGCACGCCGACGCCGGCCCGGCTTTCTGGCGACGAGTATCTGGTCATTTGTTCGGACGTCGACGTCGTGGGGGGCCTGGAGGCCTTCACGATTTGGGTGGCGGAGCTGCTGCGCACGAACGTGCCCGTGCGTGGATACCCCGTCGCCGTGTCGGCCTCGATCGGGGCTGCGATGCTCGACCGGGACACCGTCAGCGCGGATCTGCTGCGCTACGCCGACGCGGCGATGTTTCACGCGAAGAGCCTGGGCCCCGGGCGAGTGTCGCTGGCCACGCCCACCATGATCGCCACAGTGGAGGGGCAACTGGGCCTCGAAGAACAACTGCGCGCAGCAATGGAGACCGACTCCCTCGTCCTGCACTACCAGCCGATCATAGCCGGCGACCGTTCCGTCGTGATGGCCGAGGCGCTGGTGCGCTGGCCGCATCCCGACCGCGGCCTGCTCTCACCGGAGGTAATCCTGCGCGTGGCCGAGCAAGGCAACCTGCTGCGCGAGCTGGACCGGTGGGTGCTGCGCACCGCCTTACGCGAGGCGACCAGCTGGCTCGCCCCGAATGGACACCCAGTGGCTGTCGCGGTCAACCTGGTCGATCTGCTGCCCCACGACCCGGAATTCGTCGACGACATCACCGCGATCATCACCGACTGTGGCATCGACTCGCACCGCGTGGTCCTGGAAATCGTGGAAACGTCCTTGATCGACCTGCCGGCTCGGCCCCGAGAAGCCATGGTCGAGCTGGGCGAACGCGGAGTGCGCTTCGCCCTGGACGACTTCGGCACCGGTTACTCCTCGTTGGCCCGCCTCAAAGACCTTCCCACACAGATCATCAAACTAGACCGCCAGTTTGTCTCCGGAGTGGAAACCGACGCGGCCGACGTCGCCATCGCCCAAGCCATGACCGGCATGGGCCACGCGATGGGACGCAGCTGTGTCGCCGAAGGCGTCGAAAACAGCGGCCAGTTCCAGGTCCTCAGCGACCTCGGAATCGACCTCTACCAAGGCTGGTTGTTCTCCCGCCCACTCCCAGCCGACCAGCTCCGCGCCTTCCTCGAAAATCCACCCACCTCGGAACTGGCATAG
- a CDS encoding urease subunit beta produces the protein MVTIHNPIPEAAAEDELEIHPGKVEHPQPRRKPECPVDCDDDKDSSKCCDKCADADAWYEAIEFNKDLQDDAATIRVRNDKDRPIQVGSHYNLTEVNSGLMALKWDSQNKKFVVDTELKKHPEAQGRRLNIAAGTSVRFEPGDECCVELVEIEGLSKGALR, from the coding sequence TTGGTCACCATCCACAACCCAATCCCGGAGGCGGCGGCGGAGGACGAGCTCGAGATCCACCCGGGCAAGGTCGAACACCCCCAGCCACGGCGCAAGCCGGAATGCCCGGTCGACTGCGACGACGACAAGGACTCGTCCAAGTGCTGCGACAAGTGCGCGGATGCGGACGCCTGGTACGAGGCGATCGAGTTCAACAAGGACTTGCAGGACGACGCGGCGACGATCCGGGTCAGGAATGACAAGGACCGCCCCATCCAGGTCGGCTCCCACTACAACCTCACCGAGGTCAACTCGGGGCTCATGGCTTTGAAGTGGGATTCGCAAAATAAGAAGTTCGTCGTCGACACGGAGCTTAAGAAGCACCCGGAGGCCCAGGGCCGACGGCTCAACATCGCTGCGGGCACGTCCGTTCGCTTCGAGCCGGGCGACGAGTGCTGCGTCGAACTGGTGGAGATCGAGGGACTGAGCAAGGGGGCACTCCGATGA